A genomic region of Exiguobacterium sp. Helios contains the following coding sequences:
- a CDS encoding MFS transporter → MNYSLFVRIQSMILMSSSIIFPFYLLLVRQIGDSYAQFGLAYGLFTLTSAFAYLGIGRLSDRFGDRSLLVTHTFGMALVLLYVPIVTSISHVYLIQIIMGILGALQKNTEKTILARQELALTTVGRTIGRYHFKTSLWSALGIIAAGYLIDFLTIGSLFYIISAVYFYVTLRLLWDRPRSGKNIRKIHHRVSKRV, encoded by the coding sequence ATGAACTATTCACTTTTTGTTCGTATTCAAAGCATGATTTTAATGAGCAGCAGTATCATTTTCCCGTTTTATTTATTGCTTGTCCGGCAAATTGGAGATTCCTATGCCCAGTTCGGTCTTGCCTACGGTCTCTTCACGCTGACTTCAGCGTTCGCTTACCTCGGAATCGGCCGCCTGAGTGACCGGTTCGGCGACCGCTCATTGCTTGTCACCCACACGTTTGGCATGGCACTGGTTTTATTGTACGTACCGATTGTGACGTCCATCAGTCACGTCTACCTGATTCAAATCATCATGGGGATACTTGGTGCGTTGCAAAAGAACACGGAAAAAACAATCCTTGCCCGGCAGGAACTTGCCTTAACGACGGTTGGCCGGACAATCGGCCGCTATCATTTCAAGACGTCCTTATGGTCGGCACTTGGAATCATAGCTGCCGGTTATCTGATTGATTTTTTAACGATCGGCAGTCTGTTTTACATCATCTCTGCCGTCTATTTTTATGTAACGTTGCGTTTACTGTGGGACCGTCCACGTTCAGGAAAAAACATACGGAAGATTCATCATCGGGTGTCGAAGCGGGTATAA
- a CDS encoding ABC transporter permease, producing the protein MQILTVAERVISQIFRDKRTIAMMFLAPLFVLFLLSTILGSSSDDVTIGTVDLPVTFQDTLKTKTDIRTFSSKAAGITAMKDRQIDGLITFQKNQPKILIEGGDISKNAAALQLIQETLITIQGKQALTANTKLSATVQQLQQQLTQLTNQTFDTPQPASPTLTKPDIQFLYGNPDAELFDQIAPALMGFFIFLFVFIIAGVSFLRERSSGTLERTLATPLKRSSIVFGYFVGFFLFVTIQTILIQLFIVNVLDVTQQGNYFLLLFVNLLTASVALSLGLLLSSFSRTEFQLIQFIPLAIVPQIFFSGLFDLGDAPVWVEIINRLMPLTYAAHALQNIMTRGYGLQDIWLDLVVLAGFVLLFVALNMRALKKQRPV; encoded by the coding sequence ATGCAAATTCTGACGGTAGCGGAACGTGTCATTTCACAAATTTTTCGGGATAAACGGACGATTGCCATGATGTTTCTCGCTCCCTTATTTGTTCTGTTCTTACTGTCGACGATTCTCGGTTCGAGCTCGGACGATGTGACAATCGGTACGGTCGATTTACCGGTGACCTTTCAAGATACACTGAAAACCAAAACAGATATCCGCACCTTTTCAAGCAAAGCGGCTGGTATCACTGCCATGAAGGATCGACAGATTGATGGCTTGATCACCTTTCAAAAGAATCAGCCGAAAATTTTAATTGAAGGCGGCGACATTTCAAAAAACGCCGCAGCGCTCCAACTCATTCAAGAAACCTTGATCACGATTCAAGGAAAACAAGCACTCACAGCCAACACGAAACTCTCGGCAACCGTTCAACAGTTGCAACAACAATTGACGCAATTAACGAATCAAACATTCGATACGCCGCAGCCTGCATCACCCACTCTTACCAAACCCGACATCCAATTTTTATACGGCAATCCGGATGCTGAATTATTTGATCAAATCGCTCCTGCCTTGATGGGGTTTTTCATCTTCCTATTTGTCTTCATCATTGCCGGTGTCAGCTTTTTACGGGAGCGGTCGAGCGGTACACTCGAACGGACGCTTGCGACGCCGCTCAAACGCTCGAGTATCGTCTTCGGTTATTTTGTCGGTTTCTTTTTATTCGTCACGATCCAGACGATTCTTATTCAGTTATTCATCGTCAACGTGCTTGACGTGACGCAACAGGGAAACTACTTCTTACTTTTGTTCGTCAATCTCCTGACGGCAAGTGTCGCCTTGTCGCTTGGTTTACTGCTGTCGAGTTTTTCCCGGACTGAATTTCAACTGATCCAGTTCATTCCGTTAGCAATCGTGCCCCAGATTTTCTTCAGCGGGTTGTTTGATTTGGGTGATGCGCCCGTATGGGTCGAAATCATTAACCGGTTGATGCCATTGACTTATGCCGCGCATGCTCTGCAAAATATCATGACTCGGGGCTACGGGCTTCAAGACATTTGGCTCGATCTTGTCGTATTGGCAGGTTTTGTCCTCCTGTTCGTCGCACTCAATATGCGGGCTCTCAAAAAACAACGCCCGGTCTAA
- a CDS encoding ABC transporter permease — protein sequence MRRVLRYDFIFWMCLLFFGTLLLLSFGNAVFRDGQVDQIQNLYSKDGTFIATSPLEPSTDRWFGTDRSGNDLFQVMIEGAKWTIGVCVSVAFARIVLALLIGVPLAFRGKRLYTALRLLLDGFLIIPISLLALFILLPAFLFIDPASVPSAFSRVFLEVSVLTVLGLPALVLYLIGETRQLLAQEFMLVARTLGGRPGHQFRVHIWPHLLPTLTIVFMQQFVQTLMVLIHLSLFGLFFGGTLVLFEGGAAPIIFEWASQFGYYFLQFSAVSWINHLFLVPAIALALLVFFANLLTSRLERAYRLRRQQISSSTTLLAEAEAATAHLFHPFDPVDISIKSQEDI from the coding sequence ATGAGACGTGTTTTGAGATATGACTTCATCTTTTGGATGTGCCTGTTGTTCTTTGGAACATTGTTGTTACTCAGTTTCGGTAATGCCGTGTTTCGTGACGGACAGGTCGATCAAATTCAAAATCTCTATTCGAAAGACGGAACATTTATCGCCACCTCACCACTCGAACCCTCCACGGATCGTTGGTTTGGGACGGACCGTTCCGGAAACGATTTGTTTCAGGTGATGATTGAAGGGGCCAAGTGGACGATTGGTGTTTGTGTCAGCGTCGCCTTCGCCCGAATCGTTCTCGCCTTGCTGATCGGTGTCCCGCTCGCTTTCCGGGGAAAACGGCTGTATACGGCATTACGTCTTTTGCTGGACGGTTTCTTGATCATTCCGATTTCGTTGCTCGCCTTGTTTATTTTATTGCCGGCTTTCCTATTTATAGATCCCGCCTCGGTTCCGTCCGCGTTCTCGCGTGTCTTCCTCGAAGTCAGTGTCTTAACGGTACTCGGTTTACCGGCATTGGTGCTGTATTTAATCGGTGAGACCCGGCAATTGCTTGCACAAGAATTCATGCTTGTCGCCCGCACACTCGGCGGACGTCCTGGACATCAGTTTCGGGTACATATTTGGCCGCATCTGTTGCCGACGCTAACGATTGTCTTCATGCAACAGTTCGTTCAGACATTAATGGTCCTGATCCATCTCTCGTTGTTCGGCTTGTTTTTTGGCGGAACACTCGTCTTATTCGAAGGTGGCGCGGCCCCGATCATTTTTGAATGGGCATCCCAGTTCGGCTACTATTTCCTGCAATTCTCAGCCGTTTCGTGGATCAACCATCTGTTTTTAGTTCCGGCGATTGCTTTAGCTTTGCTCGTGTTCTTTGCCAACTTACTGACCAGCCGCCTCGAGCGCGCTTACCGCTTGCGCCGACAGCAAATAAGTAGTTCAACTACTCTGCTCGCTGAAGCGGAAGCGGCGACAGCCCATTTGTTTCACCCGTTTGATCCGGTCGACATTTCAATCAAATCCCAGGAGGATATATGA
- the amyS gene encoding alpha-amylase encodes MKQKRLIVATLATATFLAPLVQPIAVGATADNGTMMQYFEWYVPNDGNHWNRLGSDSTKLDQLGITSVWIPPAYKGTTQNDVGYGAYDLYDLGEFNQKGTVRTKYGTKAQLKTAISQLHTAGIDVYGDVVMNHKGGADFTEAVTAVEVSGSNRNQEISGDYQIQAWTGFDFAARNNTYSNFKWKWYHFDGTDWDQSRSKSAIYKFRGTGKAWDTDVSTENGNYDYLMYADIDFDHPEVQQEMKNWGKWYVNELGLDGFRLDAVKHIKHGYLADWLANVRQTTGKPLFTVAEYWQNDLGTLQNYLSRTNYQQSVFDAPLHYKFEQASKGGGYYDMRTIFDGTLVKTNPVQAVTLVENHDSQPGQSLESTVQSWFKPLAYAMILTREQGYPSVFYGDYYGTKGTSNREIPALASKIDPLLKARKDFAFGKQNDYLDNADVIGWTREGVTDRTKSGLATILSDGPGGSKWMYVGTQNKGEVWTDITGNNTASVTINQDGYGQFFVNGGSVSVYRQQ; translated from the coding sequence ATGAAACAAAAACGCTTGATTGTCGCGACACTCGCGACCGCTACTTTTTTAGCGCCACTTGTGCAACCGATTGCAGTAGGGGCGACGGCAGATAACGGCACGATGATGCAGTATTTTGAATGGTATGTTCCGAATGACGGCAACCACTGGAACCGCCTCGGCAGTGATTCAACAAAACTCGATCAACTCGGGATCACCTCCGTCTGGATACCCCCCGCTTACAAAGGGACGACCCAAAACGATGTCGGATACGGCGCTTATGATTTATACGATCTCGGGGAATTTAATCAAAAAGGAACCGTCCGGACGAAATATGGAACGAAAGCTCAACTGAAAACAGCAATCAGCCAACTACATACAGCCGGCATCGATGTATATGGCGATGTCGTCATGAATCATAAAGGCGGCGCCGATTTCACAGAAGCCGTGACAGCGGTCGAAGTGAGTGGCAGCAACCGCAATCAGGAAATCTCGGGGGATTACCAGATTCAAGCCTGGACCGGTTTTGATTTCGCGGCGCGAAACAATACGTATTCGAACTTTAAGTGGAAATGGTATCACTTTGACGGAACGGACTGGGATCAATCCCGTTCGAAAAGTGCCATCTACAAATTCCGCGGGACCGGAAAAGCATGGGATACTGACGTCTCGACCGAAAATGGAAACTATGACTACTTGATGTATGCGGATATCGATTTCGATCATCCGGAAGTTCAGCAGGAAATGAAGAACTGGGGCAAATGGTACGTCAATGAACTGGGTCTCGACGGATTCCGCCTTGATGCCGTCAAACACATCAAACACGGTTATCTCGCAGACTGGCTCGCGAACGTCCGTCAGACGACCGGAAAGCCGTTATTCACGGTTGCTGAATACTGGCAAAATGATCTCGGCACTTTGCAAAACTATTTGAGCCGAACGAACTATCAGCAATCGGTCTTTGATGCTCCGCTCCACTATAAGTTCGAGCAGGCGAGTAAAGGCGGCGGCTACTATGACATGCGGACAATTTTCGACGGCACACTCGTCAAGACGAATCCGGTTCAAGCCGTCACACTTGTTGAGAATCATGATTCCCAGCCGGGGCAATCACTTGAGTCGACCGTACAATCGTGGTTCAAACCGCTTGCTTACGCCATGATTTTGACGCGTGAACAAGGATATCCGTCGGTCTTCTACGGCGATTACTACGGAACAAAGGGCACGTCGAACCGTGAAATCCCGGCGCTTGCCTCAAAAATCGATCCGCTGTTAAAAGCGCGAAAAGACTTTGCCTTCGGAAAACAAAACGATTATCTCGATAACGCCGACGTCATCGGCTGGACCCGTGAAGGTGTGACGGATCGTACAAAATCAGGTCTTGCGACGATTTTGTCGGACGGTCCGGGCGGCAGTAAATGGATGTACGTCGGGACACAAAACAAAGGCGAAGTCTGGACGGACATCACCGGCAACAACACGGCTTCCGTCACGATCAATCAGGACGGTTACGGTCAATTCTTCGTGAACGGCGGCTCGGTTTCTGTCTACCGCCAGCAATAA
- a CDS encoding endonuclease I family protein — MNWKSKISGALVAALALGSISFTPVIAKTEPTKIVAGPQMVTSQSTIDAYYLPASGKTGAALKASLHDIIDNHTQVSYDTVWTALKETDQDPNNANNVIELYTGKSIAKSSNGGNVGQWNREHVWAKSHGDFGTSNGPGTDLHHLRAEDVVVNSARGNLDFDNGGTKYAGCDCYRDSDSWEPPTRVKGDIARMIFYMAVRYEGGGEIDLEASENVSNGTNPLHGKLSTLKAWNKLDPVDATEIRRNDIIFEKWQKNRNPFIDHPEYVTSIWGN; from the coding sequence ATGAATTGGAAGTCGAAAATCAGCGGGGCGCTTGTCGCTGCACTTGCACTCGGGTCAATTTCGTTTACACCAGTCATCGCTAAAACAGAACCAACGAAAATCGTTGCCGGACCTCAGATGGTCACGTCACAATCGACAATCGACGCGTACTACCTACCAGCGTCGGGTAAGACAGGAGCAGCATTAAAAGCCTCACTGCACGATATCATCGATAACCATACGCAAGTATCATACGATACGGTTTGGACTGCTCTGAAGGAAACGGATCAAGATCCGAACAATGCAAATAATGTCATCGAACTTTACACGGGTAAATCGATTGCCAAGAGCAGTAATGGTGGGAACGTCGGTCAATGGAACCGGGAGCATGTCTGGGCAAAGTCGCACGGTGATTTTGGAACAAGCAACGGACCGGGAACAGATCTGCATCATCTTCGGGCAGAAGACGTCGTCGTCAACAGCGCACGGGGGAATCTTGATTTTGATAACGGCGGAACGAAGTATGCCGGGTGTGACTGCTACCGCGACAGCGATTCATGGGAACCACCGACACGTGTCAAAGGCGATATCGCACGCATGATCTTCTACATGGCAGTACGCTATGAAGGCGGCGGTGAAATTGATTTAGAAGCATCAGAAAACGTCAGCAACGGCACGAATCCACTTCATGGCAAATTGTCGACGCTAAAAGCATGGAACAAACTTGATCCGGTCGATGCGACGGAAATCAGACGAAACGATATCATCTTTGAGAAGTGGCAGAAAAACCGGAATCCGTTTATCGATCACCCGGAATACGTGACATCAATTTGGGGAAATTAA
- a CDS encoding NAD(P)-dependent oxidoreductase: protein MKLIIFGATGQTGQELVKQAIAHGHTVTAFVRNADKLELTDEKLRVMEGDVLNQDAVNQAMQGQEAVLTALGTESLAYSGFLERSLLRIVNAMKVNGVERIGYVASAGVDQELPGAQGLLAQQILKNPLKDHRQAIELLKQADVAYTVARPLRLMNGPLTGLYRQTESGVPEQAKQINRADVAHFLLEAIEQDEHVRSSIGLAE, encoded by the coding sequence ATGAAACTGATTATTTTCGGAGCAACCGGACAAACCGGGCAGGAGTTGGTCAAACAGGCGATTGCCCATGGACATACGGTGACGGCATTCGTCCGTAATGCAGACAAACTCGAGTTGACGGACGAGAAACTGCGTGTCATGGAAGGAGACGTACTTAACCAGGACGCAGTGAATCAAGCGATGCAGGGACAAGAGGCAGTATTGACGGCCTTAGGGACCGAGAGTCTCGCATACAGTGGATTTTTAGAACGGAGCCTCTTGCGAATCGTGAATGCGATGAAGGTGAACGGGGTCGAACGGATCGGATACGTCGCTTCTGCGGGAGTCGACCAGGAACTGCCCGGTGCTCAGGGGTTACTTGCTCAACAGATTCTAAAAAATCCCTTAAAGGATCACCGGCAGGCGATTGAACTGTTGAAACAGGCGGACGTCGCCTATACGGTCGCCCGGCCGCTTCGTCTGATGAACGGTCCGTTGACCGGCTTGTATCGCCAAACAGAGAGCGGGGTCCCGGAGCAGGCAAAACAAATCAACCGGGCAGATGTCGCTCACTTTTTACTGGAAGCAATCGAACAGGACGAACATGTCCGCAGCAGCATCGGACTCGCCGAATAA
- a CDS encoding ABC transporter ATP-binding protein yields the protein MIDVTHYSQTFGKRTVLSDVQFSIGQGEIVGLIGPSGSGKTTLIKSLIGLQQPTTGTIMVLGTKQPSLAQAENIGYMAQSDALYEDLTARGNLRYFGKLYGLKKARLRARIETVLEFVDLKKDADRPIHQFSGGMKRRLSLAIALIHEPSLLLLDEPTVGIDPALKKTFWHEFEQLRQSGVTVLVTTHVMDEAERCDRLLLIQHGRLIEAGTPNDLIQRFGSIDEAFIQKERV from the coding sequence ATGATTGACGTAACCCATTACTCCCAAACGTTCGGGAAACGCACGGTCTTGAGCGATGTCCAGTTTTCAATTGGTCAAGGTGAAATTGTCGGTTTAATTGGTCCGAGCGGTTCCGGAAAAACGACTTTAATCAAGTCGTTGATTGGTCTGCAACAACCAACGACCGGGACGATCATGGTTCTCGGCACCAAACAACCCTCGCTCGCCCAAGCGGAGAACATCGGCTACATGGCACAGTCGGATGCGCTTTATGAAGACTTAACGGCGCGCGGAAATCTGCGATATTTCGGAAAACTATACGGTTTAAAAAAAGCACGTCTTCGAGCACGTATCGAAACCGTCCTTGAATTCGTCGATTTGAAGAAAGATGCCGATCGTCCGATCCATCAATTTTCCGGTGGAATGAAACGACGACTCAGTCTGGCCATCGCCTTGATCCACGAACCGAGTCTTCTGTTGCTCGATGAACCGACGGTCGGGATTGATCCCGCGCTTAAGAAAACATTTTGGCATGAGTTTGAACAACTGCGCCAGTCCGGTGTAACGGTACTCGTCACGACACATGTCATGGATGAAGCTGAGCGGTGCGACCGGTTATTGTTGATCCAACATGGTCGTCTAATCGAAGCCGGTACCCCCAATGATTTGATTCAACGTTTTGGTTCCATCGATGAAGCTTTCATTCAAAAGGAGCGAGTATAA
- a CDS encoding FAD-binding oxidoreductase has product MKRIIIGAVIVIYVTVFSFSIWTYQHPVLTSSDQSNLLPTRVKQIRSATSTDDLKSWIEQAKQRQETVSIAGMQHSQGGQTYLPDTTVLDMTKYDQILDYTPRTKRITVQSGATWGEIQDRIQPDGLAIQVMQSQNIFTVGGALSVNVHGRDIRYGSLLDTVDSFRLLQADGSVVNVSRTEHADLFRLVPGGYGLFGIILNVTLKLTNDEWYAEQTVALNYQDYPAYFRQHVLGDDDVRMHIGRISVAPDGFFKDMYVTNYRKTERTTPIEEEPLKQETIIALPKALLGISRYSDFGKNQLWSFQKSYFLKQSGTFESRNNVMRSDSAFMEYTSPGRTELLQEYFVPVDSFVSYIDQLRSILTAEELNVLNITIRYVEQDETAALSYAKQDMFALVWLINTETDPISINETKRIVQKLIDATLAHQGSYYLPYYPFATRKQFHDAYPNAATFKEAKQKQDPDGLFMNQFYLDYFK; this is encoded by the coding sequence ATGAAGCGAATAATCATTGGTGCCGTCATTGTAATTTATGTGACGGTTTTTAGTTTTTCCATTTGGACTTATCAACACCCGGTCCTCACCAGTTCCGATCAGTCGAACTTACTCCCGACCCGTGTCAAACAGATTCGGTCGGCAACTTCGACGGATGACCTGAAGTCCTGGATTGAGCAAGCAAAACAACGCCAGGAGACGGTGTCGATTGCCGGTATGCAACACAGTCAAGGCGGGCAGACATACCTGCCGGACACGACAGTCCTTGATATGACCAAGTACGATCAGATTCTAGATTATACTCCCAGAACGAAACGGATTACCGTCCAAAGCGGCGCCACCTGGGGTGAAATTCAAGACCGGATTCAGCCGGACGGTCTAGCAATTCAAGTCATGCAGTCGCAGAATATCTTTACAGTAGGCGGCGCACTCAGCGTCAATGTCCACGGCCGGGATATCCGTTACGGTTCCCTGCTTGATACGGTCGATTCGTTTCGGCTGTTGCAAGCGGACGGTTCCGTCGTCAACGTCAGCCGGACGGAACATGCGGATTTATTCCGCCTGGTCCCCGGCGGATATGGTCTCTTCGGTATCATTTTGAACGTTACTTTGAAACTGACAAACGATGAATGGTACGCCGAGCAGACTGTCGCCTTGAATTATCAGGATTATCCGGCTTATTTCCGGCAACATGTCCTCGGTGACGATGACGTCCGTATGCACATCGGACGTATTTCTGTCGCGCCGGACGGATTTTTCAAAGACATGTATGTCACGAACTATCGTAAAACAGAGCGGACAACTCCGATTGAAGAGGAACCGCTCAAGCAAGAAACCATCATCGCTTTGCCGAAAGCATTACTCGGCATCTCCCGGTACAGCGACTTCGGAAAAAATCAGCTTTGGTCATTTCAGAAATCGTATTTCCTGAAGCAGAGTGGAACGTTCGAATCCCGTAACAATGTCATGCGTTCCGACAGTGCGTTTATGGAATATACGAGTCCCGGTCGAACCGAATTACTCCAGGAATACTTCGTGCCGGTTGATTCGTTTGTTTCCTACATCGATCAATTGCGGTCGATTTTGACAGCCGAGGAACTGAATGTCTTGAATATCACGATCCGGTATGTCGAGCAGGATGAAACAGCTGCCTTGTCCTATGCGAAACAGGATATGTTTGCCCTCGTCTGGCTGATCAATACGGAAACGGATCCGATATCAATCAACGAAACGAAACGGATTGTCCAAAAGTTGATTGATGCGACACTCGCACATCAGGGCAGTTACTACCTGCCGTACTATCCGTTCGCAACACGCAAGCAGTTCCATGACGCCTATCCGAATGCTGCTACTTTTAAAGAAGCCAAACAAAAGCAGGATCCCGATGGCCTTTTCATGAACCAATTTTATCTCGACTATTTTAAGTAA
- a CDS encoding ABC transporter permease subunit, translated as MPSFLIRKTTQLVFAFFVLVVISALPHLIVQMRPDFPKYFNAVQQQLSLLTSSHPLTYYNATAGENRLLLPDLQPFIQETLVIFSSALLCSSIAALLYAFLFYRAGAKIRSVLTQTARLLEMIPDLFWIIFSQFIIVILFKTTGFDQIEIAGGFSDSIRFLPILTLSLTTVFFFIKWLTGRIQEEQHASYLELARAKGIHSSRLFWQHLMPNLFYRFYLFFRTNIITILSSLVVIEYTFNVQGLFRFILINQDFSILLVLLLLIYLPFFILDTVAELCIPRSWKGEIS; from the coding sequence ATGCCGTCATTTCTCATCCGTAAAACCACTCAACTCGTGTTCGCCTTCTTTGTTCTGGTCGTCATCAGTGCTTTACCGCATCTGATTGTTCAGATGCGACCGGATTTCCCGAAGTATTTCAACGCAGTGCAACAACAGCTCAGTCTGTTGACGTCTTCACATCCATTAACGTATTACAATGCAACGGCTGGAGAAAACAGACTGTTACTTCCGGATCTTCAGCCGTTCATTCAGGAGACGCTCGTCATCTTCAGTAGCGCTCTGCTTTGTTCATCGATTGCGGCTTTACTTTATGCGTTTTTATTTTACCGGGCCGGAGCAAAAATCCGTTCCGTCTTGACGCAAACTGCCCGACTCCTGGAAATGATTCCTGATTTATTTTGGATCATTTTTTCACAATTCATCATCGTCATTTTATTCAAGACGACCGGATTTGATCAAATCGAGATTGCCGGCGGATTTAGCGATTCAATCCGTTTCCTGCCGATTTTGACATTATCCTTAACGACCGTTTTTTTCTTCATCAAATGGCTGACCGGTCGGATTCAGGAAGAACAGCATGCAAGCTACCTGGAGTTGGCCCGCGCAAAAGGTATCCACTCGTCCCGGCTGTTTTGGCAACATTTGATGCCAAATCTGTTTTATCGTTTTTATCTGTTTTTCCGGACGAACATCATTACGATTCTTTCGAGTCTGGTCGTCATCGAGTATACTTTTAACGTCCAGGGACTGTTTCGTTTTATCTTAATCAATCAGGATTTTTCGATACTGCTTGTTTTATTGCTTTTAATCTATCTGCCCTTTTTCATATTAGATACGGTGGCAGAACTTTGTATCCCCCGCTCGTGGAAAGGAGAGATTTCATGA
- a CDS encoding MoxR family ATPase yields the protein MKLQQLKDQLNTIYLGKSDVIDLCLTALIAEGHILLEDVPGTGKTMLAKALANSFDSAFSRIQFTADLLPSDVIGSDFFNMKTQEFENKRGPLFANIVLIDEINRAVPRTQSALLEAMEERQVSIGGTTYQMPAPFFVIATQNPIESAGTFPLPDAQLDRFMVAIEVGYPDLEHERQLLNEVLANVRKQAIGIATGGDLITWQEEARRVHASQDVLDYLLSIVQATRHHALVEVGVSPRGAIALLRASQSYAFLNGRDFIIPEDIKYLAKHVLSHRLMLTLEGGIKTTKADLLLHLLDDIPVPVEMG from the coding sequence TTGAAATTACAACAATTAAAAGACCAGCTCAATACGATCTATCTCGGAAAGTCTGATGTCATCGATTTGTGTTTAACGGCATTGATCGCCGAAGGTCATATCCTCCTTGAAGATGTACCGGGTACCGGAAAAACGATGCTCGCTAAAGCCCTGGCCAACAGTTTCGACAGTGCCTTCTCCCGGATTCAGTTCACGGCCGACCTGCTGCCGTCTGACGTCATCGGTTCCGACTTCTTTAACATGAAAACCCAGGAGTTTGAGAATAAGCGCGGTCCTCTGTTTGCGAACATCGTTTTGATTGACGAAATCAACCGGGCTGTTCCGCGGACCCAGTCTGCTTTGCTCGAAGCGATGGAAGAGCGTCAAGTCTCAATCGGCGGGACAACGTACCAGATGCCGGCTCCGTTTTTTGTCATCGCCACGCAAAATCCAATTGAATCCGCCGGAACCTTCCCGCTTCCGGATGCCCAGCTCGACCGCTTCATGGTGGCGATTGAAGTCGGATATCCTGATCTTGAACACGAACGCCAACTGTTGAACGAAGTATTGGCGAACGTCCGGAAACAAGCCATCGGTATCGCGACAGGCGGCGACTTGATTACATGGCAGGAAGAAGCACGGCGCGTTCATGCGTCTCAGGATGTACTCGATTATCTATTGTCGATCGTCCAGGCAACCCGTCACCATGCTCTCGTCGAAGTCGGCGTCAGTCCCCGTGGTGCGATTGCTTTACTTCGGGCATCACAAAGTTATGCCTTCCTCAACGGACGCGATTTCATCATTCCGGAAGACATCAAATACTTGGCGAAACATGTCTTGTCCCATCGTTTAATGTTAACGCTTGAAGGCGGCATCAAAACGACGAAAGCCGATTTATTACTGCATCTGCTTGATGACATTCCGGTCCCGGTTGAAATGGGGTGA
- a CDS encoding DUF58 domain-containing protein, whose translation MHIERSVPFWLERRLFSVYVILTFVFLFIPGLSLLGFLFAAIATVHYVVGQTEKQLKRDVALEWKHYEPLMFNQESTALRLQLFGLEALEKLGLKTTLRLHTDNGLIFPDMDPLHPHTYHAVIGSDEQIEIPIQAMRRGPAHFDELNLTIRLPWRMGVYLFTFDAFPHFTVLPSLTAQATPLLLHRLRIGDRADRYSPLKNKLVQLGAKPYTAEPSKEIDWYATAKTGRLQTKVFETSNQDTFSLALNLSGPSGYGLHTNFETFIDQTAFLASELIKEGCKVELFLNHLDANNRMTHLKLQEGQPQLKQILLTLSTLSTRDTYIPTGQFERYVTRRKHRNSQLIQIGNDHIQAIG comes from the coding sequence ATGCACATCGAACGTTCGGTTCCATTTTGGCTGGAACGCCGGCTCTTTTCCGTTTATGTCATTTTAACGTTCGTTTTCTTATTCATCCCGGGATTGTCCTTACTCGGTTTTTTATTCGCAGCAATCGCCACCGTTCACTACGTTGTCGGGCAGACTGAAAAACAATTGAAGCGCGACGTTGCCTTGGAATGGAAACATTACGAACCGCTGATGTTTAATCAGGAGTCGACTGCGTTGCGTTTGCAGCTGTTCGGTCTTGAAGCCCTTGAAAAATTAGGACTGAAGACCACCCTTCGGCTGCACACGGATAACGGTCTCATTTTCCCTGACATGGATCCGCTCCACCCGCATACGTATCATGCCGTCATCGGATCGGACGAACAAATTGAAATCCCGATTCAGGCGATGCGGCGGGGACCGGCGCATTTTGACGAACTCAACCTGACAATCCGGCTGCCGTGGCGGATGGGCGTGTATCTGTTTACCTTTGATGCATTTCCTCATTTCACGGTCTTACCTTCGCTGACGGCACAGGCGACACCACTCCTGTTGCATCGGCTTCGGATCGGGGATCGTGCCGACCGGTACTCTCCACTGAAAAATAAGCTCGTTCAACTGGGGGCAAAACCGTATACGGCTGAGCCGTCGAAAGAAATCGACTGGTATGCGACAGCCAAGACCGGCCGTCTGCAGACCAAGGTCTTTGAGACGAGCAATCAGGATACGTTCAGCCTCGCCTTGAATCTGTCCGGACCAAGCGGTTACGGACTGCATACGAACTTTGAGACGTTCATTGATCAGACAGCGTTTCTCGCAAGTGAGCTGATTAAAGAAGGCTGTAAAGTTGAACTGTTTTTAAACCATCTCGACGCAAACAACCGGATGACCCATTTAAAGCTTCAGGAAGGGCAGCCTCAACTGAAACAAATCCTGTTGACGTTATCGACCCTGTCGACGCGGGACACCTATATTCCAACCGGTCAATTCGAACGGTACGTCACACGTCGAAAACACCGAAATAGCCAATTGATTCAAATTGGTAATGATCATATTCAAGCTATCGGTTAA